One stretch of Prunus persica cultivar Lovell chromosome G1, Prunus_persica_NCBIv2, whole genome shotgun sequence DNA includes these proteins:
- the LOC18789062 gene encoding BTB/POZ domain-containing protein At3g19850 yields the protein MSQLSDFQIHINGQQTFFVNEEILSTYSGRLKKIIKQERRRTQIKNSGIEIDDFPGGPDGFELISRFCYNNGRITTTVSNVSLLHCCAVYLGMTEKLSTCNLLQQTQVFLDGLFEWSWKDILVCLKSCGSFCNYADSSGLLDKLICALLAKIAQNSDISSFIAASSSTSSSPETASGFRPSSSYKNTPESIKPSSSSRAWWFDDVAILPPKIIEKLFQSLGAYGADNNSLILTRFLLHYLKVSAQRKANYNQTSSAAVNSKCEFGGLADTAVHGIILVGRKTFSCRALFWVLRIVSGFGLSKEYRLGLERLIGGMLDEATLDDLLVSGHDRGVYDVNLVIRLIRVFVKSEGVSVQKLKIAGRLIDKYLGEISPDQNLKISKFLGVAESLPDSARDCFDGAYRAIDIYLESHPSLSFEERSRLCRCLNYEKLSLGACKELAKNPKIPPRVAMQALMSQQSKITPPTPKPKPKQQCVNYEMIVYKGDADDEESLAEEGKMEETLNLQRMQWRVVELEKLCRQMKGQMSRMVKHNHVLATPTHARPLPRLC from the exons ATGTCACAACTATCTGATTTTCAAATCCACATTAATGGTCAGCAAACATTCTTTGTGAATGAG GAGATTTTATCAACATATTCAGGAAGGTTGAAGAAGATCATCAAGCAGGAAAGGAGAAGGACCCAGATCAAGAATTCAGGGATTGAAATCGATGACTTCCCAGGAGGCCCTGATGGGTTCGAGTTGATTTCTCGATTCTGTTACAACAACGGAAGAATCACAACCACAGTTTCAAATGTGTCCCTCCTCCACTGCTGTGCAGTCTACCTTGGTATGACTGAGAAGCTCTCAACTTGCAATCTATTGCAGCAAACACAAGTCTTTCTTGATGGACTTTTTGAGTGGTCATGGAAAGACATACTAGTCTGCCTCAAGAGCTGCGGCTCATTCTGCAACTATGCTGATTCATCTGGTCTGCTAGACAAACTCATTTGTGCTCTGTTGGCTAAGATTGCTCAAAATTCAGATATAAGCAGCTTCATTGCCGCGTCGTCTTCTACGTCCTCTTCTCCAGAAACTGCATCTGGGTTTAGACCCTCTTCCTCATATAAGAACACCCCTGAATCAATCAAGCCAAGCTCATCAAGCAGAGCCTGGTGGTTTGATGATGTGGCCATTTTACCACCAAAGATCATTGAAAAACTCTTCCAGAGTTTGGGTGCTTATGGAGCTGATAACAACAGCTTGATCCTCACAAGATTTCTCCTTCATTACCTGAAAGTTTCAGCTCAGAGGAAAGCTAATTATAATCAGACATCATCAGCTGCTGTGAATTCAAAATGTGAGTTTGGTGGTCTTGCGGACACAGCTGTTCATGGGATCATTTTGGTTGGGAGAAAAACGTTTTCCTGCAGAGCGCTGTTTTGGGTATTGAGGATTGTGTCTGGCTTTGGACTGAGTAAAGAGTACAGGCTTGGTTTGGAAAGATTGATTGGTGGAATGCTTGATGAAGCAACATTGGATGACTTGCTAGTGTCTGGGCATGACAGGGGTGTTTATGATGTCAATCTTGTGATAAGATTGATAAGAGTgtttgttaaaagtgaaggAGTGTCAGTGCAGAAGTTGAAGATAGCCGGGAGATTGATTGATAAGTACTTGGGTGAAATATCCCCTGATCAGAATCTCAAgatttctaaatttttgggAGTTGCAGAGAGTTTACCTGATTCTGCCAGGGATTGCTTTGACGGGGCCTACAGAGCCATTGATATCTATCTTGAG TCTCATCCTAGTCTTTCATTTGAGGAGCGGTCAAGATTATGCAGATGCCTAAACTATGAAAAGCTGAGCCTTGGAGCATGTAAAGAGCTTGCCAAGAATCCAAAAATCCCACCAAGGGTTGCCATGCAAGCCCTTATGTCTCAACAATCCAAAATAACACCACCaacaccaaaaccaaaaccaaaacaacaatGTGTAAATTATGAAATGATTGTGTACAAGGGTGATGCTGATGATGAAGAGAGCTTAGCAGAAGAAGGGAAGATGGAAGAAACACTAAACTTGCAGAGGATGCAATGGAGGGTGGTGGAGTTAGAGAAACTGTGCAGGCAAATGAAGGGGCAGATGTCAAGGATGGTGAAGCATAATCATGTTTTGGCTACCCCAACTCATGCTAGACCTCTGCCTAGACTTTGTTGA
- the LOC18792129 gene encoding transcription initiation factor TFIID subunit 15 — protein MATYPGKGAPSNGSVYVCNLPEGTDENMLAEYFGTIGLLKKDKRTGRPKIWLYRDKLTNEPKGDATVTYEDPHAASAAVEWFNDKDFHGNAIGVFIAESKSKDDQIHNPVGDPIVGGEYDGLEEIAQDTNGGVGGGRGRGDAPGKAWQQEGDWTCPNTSCSNVNFAFRGVCNRCGSARPTGASGGGAGGGGRGRGRGLDSGGRGGPVGAPTGGLFGPNDWPCPMCGNINWAKRTKCNICNTNRPGHNEGGVRGGRGGGYKELDEEELEEIKRRRREAEEDDGEMYDEFGNLKKKFRAKTQQTETGRALPGAGRAGWEVEEIGVIDRDGRERNRERGRERDDRPSSKNRERDDRDRRRSRSRERERDRGRDRPRDYDYDRDKDYGRDRDRDRDRDRNRHRY, from the exons ATGGCAACCTATCCAGGAAAAGGAGCTCCTTCAAATGGGTCTGTCTATGTTTGCAACTTGCCTGAGGGGACTGATGAAAATATGTTGGCTGAATATTTTGGCACCATTGGGTTGTTAAAG AAAGACAAGCGAACAGGCCGACCAAAAATTTGGCTATACCGAGACAAACTGACAAACGAACCTAAGGGAGATGCTACTGTAACATATGAAGATCCACATGCTGCATCAGCAGCCGTTGAATGGTTTAACGACAAGGATTTCCATGGTAATGCCATTGGGGTTTTTATAGCAGAGTCAAAAAGCAAAGATGATCAGATTCATAATCCTGTGGGCGATCCAATTGTTGGTGGTGAGTATGATGGACTCGAGGAAATTGCTCAGGATACAAATGGAGGTGTTGGCGGCGGTAGAGGTCGGGGTGATGCTCCTGGGAAAGCATGGCAACAAGAGGGAGACTGGACATGTCCGAATACAAG CTGTTCCAACGTGAATTTTGCATTTCGCGGTGTGTGCAATCGCTGCGGAAGTGCTCGACCTACTGGTGCTTCCGGTGGTGGCGCAGGAGGTGGTGGTCGTGGTAGGGGTCGTGGACTTGACTCTGGGGGCCGTGGTGGTCCTGTTGGTGCTCCTACAGGTGGACTCTTTGGTCCAAATGATTGGCCTTGTCCAAT GTGTGGCAACATCAACTGGGCAAAGCGTACAAAATGCAACATATGCAACACAAATAGACCTGGTCACAATGAAGGTGGTGTAAG AGGGGGGCGTGGTGGGGGTTACAAAGAacttgatgaagaagaattaGAGGAAATCAAGCGACGTCGGCGGGAGGCAGAAGAA GATGATGGTGAgatgtatgatgagtttggcAACCTTAAGAAAAAATTTCGCGCTAAAACACAACAAACTGAAACTGGACGAGCTCTTCCAGGTGCTGGACGTGCTGGATGGGAGGTGGAGGAAATAG GTGTAATTGACAGAGATGGCAGggagagaaatagagagagaggaagggaACGCGACGATAGACCGAGCAGCaagaacagagaaagagatgacAGGGATAGGCGTCGCAGTAGAAGCAGAGAAAGGGAAAGGGATAGGGGGAGAGATAGACCTCGAGATTATGATTATGATCGGGACAAAGATTATGGGCGGGACAGGGACAGGGACAGGGATCGAGACCGGAACAGGCACCGTTACTGA